A genomic segment from Neobacillus sp. YX16 encodes:
- a CDS encoding CoA transferase subunit A produces MSKLITCEEAVKKVKSGSRIMVGGFGLVGSPLSLIAALAQSEVKDLEIISNNLGEPGRGLGVLVRQKQVKKAIGSYFTSNPEVVKAYQDKELEVELLPQGTMSEAIRAGGAGLGGFYTPVSVGTKIAENKEERTLNGKKYVFQEPLKANFSLIKAKKADQLGNLIYNKSARNFNPMMATAGDVVIAEVDEIVEVGQISPEEIVTPHLYVDYIVVKGGN; encoded by the coding sequence ATGAGCAAGCTGATTACATGCGAAGAAGCTGTAAAAAAGGTTAAAAGCGGCTCTCGAATTATGGTAGGTGGATTTGGACTTGTAGGAAGTCCGCTTAGTTTAATAGCCGCTTTGGCTCAGTCGGAAGTGAAAGACTTAGAGATTATTAGTAATAACCTTGGTGAACCAGGTAGAGGTCTTGGAGTTTTAGTCCGGCAAAAGCAAGTAAAAAAAGCAATAGGTTCGTATTTTACATCCAATCCAGAAGTAGTTAAAGCTTATCAGGATAAAGAATTAGAAGTGGAGCTTCTCCCACAAGGAACGATGTCTGAAGCCATTCGAGCGGGCGGTGCGGGATTAGGAGGGTTTTATACACCAGTCAGCGTAGGAACGAAAATCGCTGAAAACAAAGAAGAGCGTACCCTTAATGGTAAAAAGTATGTATTTCAAGAGCCTCTTAAAGCCAATTTTTCTTTAATTAAAGCGAAAAAGGCAGATCAATTAGGAAATCTCATATACAACAAATCGGCAAGAAACTTTAATCCGATGATGGCAACAGCTGGGGATGTGGTTATTGCAGAGGTGGACGAGATTGTGGAGGTTGGCCAAATTTCTCCTGAAGAAATTGTGACCCCTCATTTATACGTTGATTATATAGTTGTGAAGGGCGGTAACTAG
- the pdxS gene encoding pyridoxal 5'-phosphate synthase lyase subunit PdxS, with amino-acid sequence MKTGTDRVKRGMAEMQKGGVIMDVVNAEQAKIAEEAGAVAVMALERVPSDIRAAGGVARMADPRITEEVMKAVSIPVMAKARIGHIVEARVLEAMGVDYIDESEVLTPADEEYHLNKKVYTVPFVCGCRDLGEAARRIGEGASMLRTKGEPGTGNIVEAVRHIRKVNAQVRKVSTMSEDELMTEAKLLGAPYELLLEIKRIGRLPVVNFAAGGVATPADAALMMQLGADGVFVGSGIFKSDNPAKFARAIVEATTHYQDYQLIAEISKNLGIAMKGIEISTLSPEARMQERGW; translated from the coding sequence ATGAAAACAGGTACGGATCGTGTAAAAAGAGGCATGGCTGAAATGCAAAAGGGCGGCGTCATAATGGATGTTGTGAATGCTGAGCAAGCAAAAATAGCAGAGGAAGCAGGAGCGGTAGCTGTAATGGCCTTGGAGCGCGTTCCTTCTGATATCCGTGCAGCTGGCGGAGTAGCAAGAATGGCAGATCCACGAATTACAGAAGAAGTTATGAAGGCAGTTTCCATTCCGGTTATGGCAAAAGCACGTATCGGACACATCGTTGAAGCCCGGGTTCTTGAAGCAATGGGTGTTGATTATATTGATGAGAGCGAAGTTTTAACACCGGCTGATGAAGAGTACCATCTAAATAAAAAAGTTTACACTGTTCCTTTTGTTTGTGGTTGCCGTGATCTAGGAGAAGCAGCTCGCCGTATTGGTGAAGGTGCATCCATGCTTCGTACAAAAGGAGAGCCGGGAACTGGTAATATCGTAGAAGCTGTTCGTCATATCCGTAAGGTAAATGCACAAGTTCGTAAAGTCTCTACAATGAGTGAAGATGAATTGATGACAGAGGCTAAGCTACTTGGAGCTCCTTATGAACTTCTTCTAGAGATTAAGCGTATTGGACGCCTGCCTGTAGTAAACTTTGCAGCTGGTGGAGTAGCAACGCCTGCTGATGCTGCGCTTATGATGCAGTTAGGTGCTGATGGAGTATTTGTTGGTTCTGGAATCTTCAAATCTGATAACCCAGCAAAATTCGCTAGAGCTATTGTGGAAGCAACAACCCACTACCAGGATTATCAACTAATTGCAGAGATTTCAAAAAATCTTGGAATTGCAATGAAAGGTATTGAGATTTCAACTCTGTCTCCTGAAGCGCGTATGCAGGAACGTGGTTGGTAA
- a CDS encoding esterase family protein — MEIPKGTIKEHTIKSNELGEEIQLLIYLPANFSPLYKYSLLIAQDGRDYFQLGRIGRLADEYLFEREIENLIIVGIPYKNVEDRRRKYHPAGEQNQHYIRFLAHELVPFLDKEFPTYQMGSTRALIGDSLGATVSLMTALQYPHTFGKVLLQSPLVEDEVFGLVESFTKAELLEIYHIVGNQETEVQTTNGKKSDFLNPNRKLSEILTNKAFTYFYDEFDGDHTWTFWQPDLKRALKMMF; from the coding sequence ATGGAGATACCAAAAGGCACGATAAAAGAACATACAATTAAAAGTAATGAGCTTGGAGAAGAAATACAGCTTCTCATCTATTTGCCAGCAAATTTCTCACCATTATATAAATACTCACTGTTAATCGCCCAGGATGGCAGAGATTATTTTCAACTTGGCAGAATTGGACGATTAGCAGATGAGTATCTTTTTGAGCGAGAAATTGAAAATTTAATCATCGTTGGGATACCCTATAAGAATGTGGAGGATCGCCGCAGGAAATACCACCCTGCTGGAGAACAAAATCAACATTACATTCGCTTTTTAGCACATGAATTAGTTCCATTCCTAGATAAAGAATTTCCAACTTATCAGATGGGCTCAACAAGGGCGCTAATCGGTGATTCACTTGGAGCTACAGTATCGTTAATGACCGCTCTCCAATATCCTCATACTTTTGGAAAAGTGCTTCTACAATCACCGCTTGTTGAAGATGAAGTGTTTGGATTGGTCGAAAGCTTTACCAAAGCTGAGCTTTTAGAGATATATCATATTGTTGGAAATCAGGAAACCGAAGTCCAAACCACTAATGGCAAAAAAAGCGACTTCCTAAATCCAAACCGGAAGCTGTCAGAAATCTTAACAAACAAGGCCTTTACATATTTTTATGATGAATTCGACGGCGACCATACATGGACATTTTGGCAGCCTGATTTAAAAAGAGCCTTAAAGATGATGTTTTAA
- a CDS encoding DUF3870 domain-containing protein, which produces MQTLETVIVTGYAKAPQGTSMYEMYKHAGIVLEVDLKDHKIIGAEFTFVTELTKNYFQKLLIGYCLQDGVEQLIKRIQSFYFAPSQQAIIVALQAAVQRYWDNVKQMNT; this is translated from the coding sequence ATGCAAACACTGGAAACGGTGATTGTTACAGGATATGCAAAAGCTCCACAGGGAACTTCCATGTATGAAATGTATAAGCATGCGGGAATTGTCCTCGAAGTGGATCTGAAAGATCATAAGATTATCGGAGCTGAATTCACATTCGTAACTGAACTAACAAAAAATTATTTTCAAAAACTGCTGATAGGCTACTGTCTTCAAGACGGTGTTGAGCAGCTGATTAAACGAATTCAAAGTTTTTATTTTGCTCCATCCCAGCAAGCGATCATTGTGGCTCTTCAAGCTGCAGTTCAACGTTACTGGGATAATGTGAAGCAAATGAATACATAA
- a CDS encoding 3-oxoacid CoA-transferase subunit B → MNMKQYIAARAAKELKDGDIVNLGIGIPTLVADYIPSDVKVFLHSENGILGVGPTPDQEHIDQNLVNAGKLPVTVLEGSSFFDSASSFAMIRGGHVSVSILGVLQIDQVGRIANWAVPGKSVLGVGGAMDLLEGSKKVIVTTMHTSNQGDSKIVKDLTYPVTSERIVDLIITDLAVFAVKEDGLHLIELSPGVSLEEIQQKTDAPFQIAESFNKGKEVNV, encoded by the coding sequence TTGAATATGAAACAATACATTGCTGCAAGAGCTGCAAAGGAATTGAAGGATGGCGATATCGTCAATTTGGGGATAGGGATTCCAACATTGGTGGCTGATTATATTCCATCAGATGTTAAAGTTTTTTTACACTCGGAAAACGGCATTCTTGGAGTAGGTCCTACGCCAGATCAAGAGCATATTGACCAAAATCTTGTCAATGCAGGGAAACTGCCTGTCACAGTATTGGAAGGATCATCCTTTTTTGATAGTGCTTCCTCTTTTGCGATGATTCGCGGAGGGCATGTAAGCGTTTCAATCCTAGGCGTGTTGCAAATTGATCAAGTGGGGCGGATTGCCAACTGGGCCGTACCAGGAAAAAGTGTTCTTGGTGTAGGCGGGGCGATGGATTTATTGGAAGGCTCCAAAAAGGTCATTGTAACAACGATGCATACTTCTAACCAAGGAGATTCAAAAATCGTCAAGGATTTAACTTATCCGGTCACATCGGAACGAATAGTGGATTTAATTATTACCGATTTGGCGGTGTTCGCTGTAAAGGAAGATGGACTTCATCTTATTGAGCTTTCCCCTGGAGTATCCCTTGAGGAAATTCAACAGAAAACGGACGCACCCTTCCAAATTGCTGAATCTTTCAATAAAGGCAAAGAGGTGAATGTATAG
- a CDS encoding thiolase family protein — protein MVVIVNAFRTAIGSFGGSLADTPPEVLVSLIMKNNLSASGYGANIVDEVIVGQTKQSAHAPNIARVAALQAYFPVSIPAYTVHRQCGSGMQAVINGAMSILTGQAEVVIAGGVENMSQAPHYTLGTRIGHKMGDMTLYDSNTESQPKSQPEEIYGRFTMGQTAEWLAEKYNITRREQDEFAFTSQQKTKRAIEMGHFEEEIIPVPVKEGKKGIRHFAIDEYPRLTDIEKLGTLSSVFQKDGTVTAGNSSGRNDGASMLLLMSEEKAIQLGVVPMARIRSFAAAGVSPKDMGIGPVPASQIALKKAGLRLEDIDLIELNEAFAAQSLACLKEWDIKGDNVNVNGGAIALGHPLGCSGARIVTTLCHELEKQKRQYGLATICVAGGLGLAMVVERWME, from the coding sequence GTGGTTGTAATTGTAAATGCATTTAGGACTGCTATCGGAAGCTTCGGTGGGTCACTGGCAGATACGCCTCCGGAAGTGCTCGTATCCCTCATCATGAAAAATAATCTTTCTGCTTCCGGTTACGGTGCCAATATTGTCGATGAAGTCATCGTCGGACAAACAAAGCAGAGTGCGCATGCTCCGAATATTGCAAGAGTCGCGGCATTACAGGCCTATTTTCCAGTATCTATTCCTGCTTATACTGTTCACCGTCAGTGCGGTTCGGGCATGCAGGCCGTCATTAACGGAGCGATGTCCATTTTGACTGGTCAGGCGGAAGTCGTTATAGCAGGAGGTGTCGAAAACATGTCACAAGCGCCTCATTATACGCTTGGCACTCGAATCGGCCACAAGATGGGAGATATGACGCTGTATGATTCAAATACGGAGAGTCAGCCAAAATCGCAGCCAGAGGAGATATACGGTCGTTTCACGATGGGGCAAACAGCTGAGTGGCTGGCTGAAAAATATAACATTACCCGCCGTGAACAAGATGAATTTGCTTTCACGAGTCAGCAGAAAACGAAACGTGCAATTGAAATGGGCCACTTTGAAGAAGAAATCATACCTGTTCCGGTAAAGGAAGGAAAAAAGGGGATCCGACACTTTGCGATAGATGAGTACCCAAGATTGACGGACATTGAAAAGTTAGGAACACTAAGTTCTGTGTTTCAAAAGGATGGTACGGTAACAGCCGGAAACTCATCCGGAAGAAATGATGGAGCTTCGATGCTGCTGTTGATGTCGGAAGAAAAAGCGATACAACTTGGAGTGGTCCCGATGGCAAGGATTCGTTCCTTTGCTGCAGCGGGTGTATCACCAAAAGATATGGGAATCGGTCCGGTTCCTGCATCCCAGATTGCGTTGAAAAAAGCGGGTCTTCGTTTGGAAGATATCGATTTGATTGAATTAAATGAAGCATTCGCTGCTCAAAGTCTTGCTTGTTTAAAAGAATGGGACATAAAAGGAGACAACGTGAATGTAAACGGAGGGGCGATTGCCTTAGGCCATCCACTTGGGTGCTCCGGTGCGAGAATCGTCACTACATTATGCCATGAGCTTGAAAAACAAAAACGGCAATATGGCCTTGCGACGATTTGTGTGGCAGGTGGATTAGGACTGGCAATGGTGGTGGAAAGATGGATGGAATAA